Proteins found in one Coffea eugenioides isolate CCC68of chromosome 5, Ceug_1.0, whole genome shotgun sequence genomic segment:
- the LOC113772443 gene encoding uncharacterized protein At4g28440-like, producing the protein MAATSSKTEDQPAAAAGGLRKPVFVKVDNLKPGTNGHTLVVKVLSSKTVLQRGKSVSPHLRNTNIAECLVGDETACILFTARNDQVDVMKPGTTVILRNAKIDMFKGTMRLAVDKWGRIEVTQPAEFDVKEDNNLSLIEYELVNVVDEE; encoded by the exons ATGGCGGCGACTAGTTCCAAGACGGAAGACCAACCGGCTGCTGCGGCTGGGGGTTTGAGGAAGCCGGTGTTTGTTAAGGTGGACAATCTCAAGCCCGGGACTAACGGCCACACTCTCGTCGTCAAGGTCCTCAGTTCCAAAACAGTTTTGCAAAGAGGTAAGTCGGTGTCTCCGCACCTCAGGAATACTAACATTGCTGAGTGCCTTGTTGGTGATGAGACTGCTTGCATCCTTTTCACCGCCCGCAACGATCAAG TTGATGTGATGAAACCTGGTACAACTGTCATCCTGCGAAATGCAAAGATTGACATGTTCAAGGGAACCATGAGGCTAGCTGTTGACAAATGGGGCCGAATTGAGGTCACCCAGCCTGCTGAATTTGATGTGAAAGAGGATAACAATCTCTCTCTTATTGAGTATGAGCTGGTGAATGTTGTTGATGAGGAGTAA